A genomic window from Aquila chrysaetos chrysaetos chromosome 9, bAquChr1.4, whole genome shotgun sequence includes:
- the IRX6 gene encoding iroquois-class homeodomain protein IRX-6 isoform X1, producing the protein MSFSQFGYPYSTTSQFFVPASPSTTCCEAVPRSVPDASSAPAAASLCCAPYESRLLAPGRAELNAALGMYGAPYAAGQGYGNYLPYSAEPAALYTALNPQYEIKDGAGTLHSGIAQPAAYYSYDHSLGQYQYDRYGTVDFSGSARRKNATRETTSTLKTWLYEHRKNPYPTKGEKIMLAIITKMTLTQVSTWFANARRRLKKENKMTWSPKNKAGEDRKEETPREEEEYSAESEGREQKSCKEDKELRFSDLDDLEEEEEEEEEESRKPEKGRASSLQEAPSLGAALPEAPRSDCSLPGPFRAFPCAKAPAADFSPAALAGPPPPYAPAEKPRIWSLARTAGASAARRGSPEGRGAEGGGGAAGEQPLPAKAFRSSAFNLQPLPRSCASHRGLGEPCQYAAAGEGFGRGAKGGPGGAELGGTCLDRLRTAFRPVLRR; encoded by the exons ATGTCCTTCTCTCAGTTCGGATATCCCTACAGCACCACTTCACAG TTTTTCGTGCCCGCCAGCCCCAGCACGACCTGCTGCGAGGCTGTCCCCCGCTCCGTGCCGGATGCCTCCTCGgcgccggccgccgcctccctctGCTGCGCCCCGTACGAGAGCCGGCTGCTGGCGCCCGGCCGCGCCGAGCTCAATGCGGCGCTGGGCATGTACGGTGCCCCGTACGCCGCCGGCCAGGGCTACGGCAACTACCTGCCCTACAGCGCCGAGCCCGCCGCGCTCTACACCGCGCTG AACCCCCAGTATGAAATCAAGGACGGCGCCGGCACCTTGCACTCGGGGATCGCGCAGCCCGCTGCCTACTACTCCTACGATCATTCCTTGGGGCAGTACCAGTACGACAG GTACGGGACGGTGGATTTCAGTGGTTCGGCCAGACGCAAAAATGCAACGCGAGAGACGACGAGCACCCTCAAGACGTGGTTGTACGAGCACCGCAAAAACCCCTACCCCACCAAAGGAGAGAAAATCATGCTGGCCATCATCACCAAAATGACCCTGACGCAAGTGTCCACTTGGTTTGCTAACGCCAGACGGAGgctcaagaaagaaaacaaaatgaccTGGTCTCCCAAGAACAAAGCGGGGGaagacaggaaagaagaaacccCGCGGGAAGAGGAGGAATACAGCGCGGAGAGCGAAGGCAGAG agcagaagagctgCAAGGAGGACAAGGAGCTGCGGTTCAGCGACCTGGACgacctggaggaggaggaggaggaagaggaggaggagtcgAGGAAGCCGGAGAAGGGCCGGGCCAGCTCCCTGCAGGAAGCCCCCAGCCTCGGCGCGGCGCTGCCCGAGGCTCCGCGGAGCGACTGCAGCCTGCCCGGCCCCTTCCGCGCCTTTCCCTGCGCCAAGGCCCCCGCCGCGGACTTCTCCCCCGCCGCCCTggccggcccgccgccgccctaCGCGCCCGCGGAGAAGCCGCGCATCTGGTCGCTGGCGCGCACCGCCGGGGCCAGCGCGGCGCGCAGGGGCAGCCCCGAGGGCCGCGGCGcggagggaggcggcggcgcggcgggggagcagcccctgcccgccaAGGCCTTCCGGAGCTCCGCTTTCAACCTGCAGCCGCTCCCGCGGAGCTGCGCGTCCCACCGCGGCCTGGGGGAGCCGTGCCAGTACGCGGCGGCGGGCGAAG GCTTCGGGCGGGGCGCCAAGGGCGGCCCGGGGGGCGCCGAGCTGGGCGGGACCTGCCTGGACAGGCTGCGGACGGCGTTCCGGCCGGTGCTGCGGCGGTGA
- the IRX6 gene encoding iroquois-class homeodomain protein IRX-6 isoform X2 has translation MSFSQFGYPYSTTSQFFVPASPSTTCCEAVPRSVPDASSAPAAASLCCAPYESRLLAPGRAELNAALGMYGAPYAAGQGYGNYLPYSAEPAALYTALNPQYEIKDGAGTLHSGIAQPAAYYSYDHSLGQYQYDRYGTVDFSGSARRKNATRETTSTLKTWLRRLKKENKMTWSPKNKAGEDRKEETPREEEEYSAESEGREQKSCKEDKELRFSDLDDLEEEEEEEEEESRKPEKGRASSLQEAPSLGAALPEAPRSDCSLPGPFRAFPCAKAPAADFSPAALAGPPPPYAPAEKPRIWSLARTAGASAARRGSPEGRGAEGGGGAAGEQPLPAKAFRSSAFNLQPLPRSCASHRGLGEPCQYAAAGEGFGRGAKGGPGGAELGGTCLDRLRTAFRPVLRR, from the exons ATGTCCTTCTCTCAGTTCGGATATCCCTACAGCACCACTTCACAG TTTTTCGTGCCCGCCAGCCCCAGCACGACCTGCTGCGAGGCTGTCCCCCGCTCCGTGCCGGATGCCTCCTCGgcgccggccgccgcctccctctGCTGCGCCCCGTACGAGAGCCGGCTGCTGGCGCCCGGCCGCGCCGAGCTCAATGCGGCGCTGGGCATGTACGGTGCCCCGTACGCCGCCGGCCAGGGCTACGGCAACTACCTGCCCTACAGCGCCGAGCCCGCCGCGCTCTACACCGCGCTG AACCCCCAGTATGAAATCAAGGACGGCGCCGGCACCTTGCACTCGGGGATCGCGCAGCCCGCTGCCTACTACTCCTACGATCATTCCTTGGGGCAGTACCAGTACGACAG GTACGGGACGGTGGATTTCAGTGGTTCGGCCAGACGCAAAAATGCAACGCGAGAGACGACGAGCACCCTCAAGACGTGGTT ACGGAGgctcaagaaagaaaacaaaatgaccTGGTCTCCCAAGAACAAAGCGGGGGaagacaggaaagaagaaacccCGCGGGAAGAGGAGGAATACAGCGCGGAGAGCGAAGGCAGAG agcagaagagctgCAAGGAGGACAAGGAGCTGCGGTTCAGCGACCTGGACgacctggaggaggaggaggaggaagaggaggaggagtcgAGGAAGCCGGAGAAGGGCCGGGCCAGCTCCCTGCAGGAAGCCCCCAGCCTCGGCGCGGCGCTGCCCGAGGCTCCGCGGAGCGACTGCAGCCTGCCCGGCCCCTTCCGCGCCTTTCCCTGCGCCAAGGCCCCCGCCGCGGACTTCTCCCCCGCCGCCCTggccggcccgccgccgccctaCGCGCCCGCGGAGAAGCCGCGCATCTGGTCGCTGGCGCGCACCGCCGGGGCCAGCGCGGCGCGCAGGGGCAGCCCCGAGGGCCGCGGCGcggagggaggcggcggcgcggcgggggagcagcccctgcccgccaAGGCCTTCCGGAGCTCCGCTTTCAACCTGCAGCCGCTCCCGCGGAGCTGCGCGTCCCACCGCGGCCTGGGGGAGCCGTGCCAGTACGCGGCGGCGGGCGAAG GCTTCGGGCGGGGCGCCAAGGGCGGCCCGGGGGGCGCCGAGCTGGGCGGGACCTGCCTGGACAGGCTGCGGACGGCGTTCCGGCCGGTGCTGCGGCGGTGA